One genomic window of Ctenopharyngodon idella isolate HZGC_01 chromosome 18, HZGC01, whole genome shotgun sequence includes the following:
- the LOC127500253 gene encoding galaxin-like isoform X1 encodes MEIYTSNAYFLLTILFVFATPSGQGGISKGLSQLETDYCNSLPYNPVNQICCNEIIQTRSSAHTACCGQDLYITTARACCGGNKTLELKEDLSCCGSESFNRTTHCCCIKNDTLEVNLKDEECCPTPPKEAEKKSPEYISCSGINYKRESGLTQCCGKDLYSLSDVSVLCCNGILHLNVPEQSECVGGLIYTQKQLKMSCGSKIYDHHKQRCCSGRLYNESKAECCGNLLLEHNSNKICCSSSTHAMLYDTKPNHFCCGHYYYNVSLWSCCAEHLKPTPSHNSVHAEYRLKPLTDLIPDICHTTVLFGKVESVVLQNNWRHIVLRVIVKVSGISERPLLYVTLDHCSSPALENGMTYLWETNNNNNNNREYKPLSIPVDVTTDIHMFFTACNLNLMQALSVNTCSHMLHIQGGFSYQGNF; translated from the exons GTGGTATATCTAAAGGACTGAGTCAACTAGAGACTGACTACTGTAATTCTCTTCCCTACAATCCTGTAAATCAGATTTGCTGTAATGAAATCATTCAGACTCGAAGCAGTGCTCACACAGCATGCTGTGGTCAAG ACTTGTACATAACAACAGCTCGGGCGTGTTGTGGTGGCAACAAAACCCTTGAACTGAAGGAAGATCTCTCTTGTTGTGGCAGTGAATCATTTAACAGGACGACCCACTGCTGCTGTATTAAAAATGACACTCTTGAAGTGAATCTCAAAGATGAAGAATGCTGTCCAACACCTCCAAAAG AAGCTGAAAAAAAATCCCCAGAGTATATCAGTTgctcaggaataaattacaagaGGGAATCGGGTCTTACTCAG TGCTGTGGTAAAGATCTCTACAGTCTGTCAGATGTCAGTGTGCTGTGCTGTAATGGAATCCTTCATCTCAATGTGCCTGAGCAGTCAGAGTGTGTCGGAGGTCTAATATATACTCAAAAACAGCTCAAGATGAGCTGTGGCTCAAAAATATATGACCACCACAAACAGAGATGCTGCTCGGGTCGTCTCTACAACGAAAGTAAAGCAGAATGCTGTGGAAACCTGTTGCTGGAACATAATAGCAACAAAATTTGCTGTTCCTCCTCAACCCATGCCATGCTTTACGACACCAAACCAAATCACTTTTGCTGTGGGCATTACTACTACAACGTGTCCCTGTGGAGCTGTTGTGCAGAACATCTCAAACCAACACCAAGCCATAATAGCGTTCATGCAGAATACAGACTTAAACCACTAACGGATCTGATTCCTGACATATGCCATACAACAG TGCTCTTTGGCAAAGTGGAGAGTGTGGTACTTCAGAATAATTGGCGTCACATTGTGTTGAGAGTCATTGTGAAGGTCAGCGGGATATCAGAAAGACCTTTACTTTACGTGACCCTGGATCACTGCAGCTCTCCAGCGCTAGAGAATGGCATGACCTACCTTTGGgagacaaacaacaacaacaacaacaacagagagTACAAGCCTCTCTCCATCCCTGTCGATGTAACCACTGATATTCACATGTTCTTTACAGCATGTAACCTAAATCTCATGCAAGCCTTAAGTGTCAACACCTGTTCACACATGCTCCATATTCAGGGTGGATTTTCATATCAGGGAAACTTTTGA
- the LOC127500253 gene encoding galaxin-like isoform X2 — protein MEIYTSNAYFLLTILFVFATPSGQGGISKGLSQLETDYCNSLPYNPVNQICCNEIIQTRSSAHTACCGQDLYITTARACCGGNKTLELKEDLSCCGSESFNRTTHCCCIKNDTLEVNLKDEECCPTPPKEAEKKSPEYISCSGINYKRESGLTQCCGKDLYSLSDVSVLCCNGILHLNVPEQSECVGGLIYTQKQLKMSCGSKIYDHHKQRCCSGRLYNESKAECCGNLLLEHNSNKICCSSSTHAMLYDTKPNHFCCGHYYYNVSLWSCCAEHLKPTPSHNSVHAEYRLKPLTDLIPDICHTTGDEPCSGFDPVQHEMLNTNFLLSQIK, from the exons GTGGTATATCTAAAGGACTGAGTCAACTAGAGACTGACTACTGTAATTCTCTTCCCTACAATCCTGTAAATCAGATTTGCTGTAATGAAATCATTCAGACTCGAAGCAGTGCTCACACAGCATGCTGTGGTCAAG ACTTGTACATAACAACAGCTCGGGCGTGTTGTGGTGGCAACAAAACCCTTGAACTGAAGGAAGATCTCTCTTGTTGTGGCAGTGAATCATTTAACAGGACGACCCACTGCTGCTGTATTAAAAATGACACTCTTGAAGTGAATCTCAAAGATGAAGAATGCTGTCCAACACCTCCAAAAG AAGCTGAAAAAAAATCCCCAGAGTATATCAGTTgctcaggaataaattacaagaGGGAATCGGGTCTTACTCAG TGCTGTGGTAAAGATCTCTACAGTCTGTCAGATGTCAGTGTGCTGTGCTGTAATGGAATCCTTCATCTCAATGTGCCTGAGCAGTCAGAGTGTGTCGGAGGTCTAATATATACTCAAAAACAGCTCAAGATGAGCTGTGGCTCAAAAATATATGACCACCACAAACAGAGATGCTGCTCGGGTCGTCTCTACAACGAAAGTAAAGCAGAATGCTGTGGAAACCTGTTGCTGGAACATAATAGCAACAAAATTTGCTGTTCCTCCTCAACCCATGCCATGCTTTACGACACCAAACCAAATCACTTTTGCTGTGGGCATTACTACTACAACGTGTCCCTGTGGAGCTGTTGTGCAGAACATCTCAAACCAACACCAAGCCATAATAGCGTTCATGCAGAATACAGACTTAAACCACTAACGGATCTGATTCCTGACATATGCCATACAACAGGTGATGAGCCCTGTTCAGGTTTTGATCCTGTGCAACATGAAATGCTAAATACAAATTTTTTACTTAGTCAAATCAAATGA
- the cfap45 gene encoding cilia- and flagella-associated protein 45, which yields MPQSAASSSGKLSSSSALTRRYRTRALTSHVDETLFGTPKQHSAADMKDDAEGRSVRSRSLSSSAPATKEPKSETVRIITKDLIRDLRIPSEDPSGQSVILSSAEFRRIMVESHVPSEEEKAAVLEAQRKAREEAMDAAEERKAQMRQADLSRQKNQTLSELEAEARDRAQYLLERANTLRMEQEDEVKKLNELIQEVQCHVIRDAQLEEKKKNRTKWLEEEKRLDALMEVERRRALETQEQIEQLRKQQMIHGKLRILDQIQMRLEEKMLQEEVKEQEGQQLLENMERMQMEELKAIERKKEEQKNLLQEIQKINEENLLAKEQKKEEERLADLRAVEYTCKKLEREAEYEAEQIRIKKEKEKEVARLRALQERDRDHKAEQDEIRARRNQEAAAREWRRKEKERTMKKLEVEEKLRVARLEQVTHKEHLLSIEAGRERAEFERVLRAQQELIEKEREKEEHRHQQIQRHAEAVRQQVREREMQAVTQRRELFREGERLEEEARNRRARLDEIKEKKLRELKAAGLSDKYCKEVERKVQALPTLTN from the exons ATG CCTCAAAGCGCCGCGTCTTCGAGTGGGAAGCTGTCAAGCAGCAGCGCTTTGACTCGCCGCTATCGCACACGAGCCCTCACCTCTCATGTGGACGAGACCCTCTTTGGGACCCCCAAACAG CATTCTGCTGCTGATATGAAAGATGATGCTGAGGGCAGAAGCGTGAGGTCAAGGTCACTGTCAAGCTCTGCTCCTGCAACCAAAGAGCCAAAGTCAGAGACGGTCCGTATCATCACTAAAGACCTCATCAGAGACCTCAG AATCCCAAGTGAGGACCCATCTGGGCAGTCTGTCATCCTTTCATCAGCTGAGTTTAGGCGAATCATGGTGGAGTCTCATGTTCCTAGTGAAGAGGAGAAGGCAGCTGTGCTAGAGGCCCAACGCAAAGCCCGCGAGGAAGCCATG GATGCTGCAGAGGAGAGAAAAGCACAGATGCGTCAGGCGGACCTGTCTCGGCAGAAGAACCAGACTCTCAGTGAGCTCGAGGCAGAGGCAAGGGACCGGGCTCAGTACCTGTTGGAGCGGGCCAACACCCTGAGAATGGAACAAGAGGACGAAGTCAAGAAGCTCAATGAG TTGATTCAGGAAGTTCAGTGCCATGTTATCCGAGACGCACAGCTTGAGGAGAAGAAAAAGAACCGCACAAAGTGGCTGGAGGAGGAGAAAAGACTGGATGCATTGATGGAGGTGGAGCGTCGTCGGGCTTTAGAAACTCAGGAACAAATCGAGCAGCTCCGCAAACAGCAGATGATTCA TGGGAAGCTGCGCATCCTCGACCAGATCCAGATGCGTCTGGAGGAGAAAATGCTACAAGAGGAGGTAAAGGAGCAGGAGGGTCAGCAGTTGCTGGAAAACATGGAAAGAATGCAGATGGAGGAGCTCAAG GCCATTGAAAGAAAGAAGGAGGAGCAGAAGAATTTGCTTCAGGAGATTCAGAAGATAAATGAAGAGAATCTGCTTGCTAAAGAGCAGAAAAAGGAAGAAGAGAGATTAGCAGATCTGCGTGCTGTAGAGTATACATGCAAGAAGTTG GAACGAGAAGCAGAGTATGAAGCTGAGCAGATACGAatcaagaaagaaaaagaaaaggaagtaGCACGACTGAGAGCTCTTCAAGAACGGGACCGAGACCATAAAGCTGAGCAG GATGAGATCAGGGCACGGAGGAACCAGGAAGCGGCAGCGAGGGAATGGAGAAGAAAGGAGAAAGAGCGGACTATGAAAAAGCTGGAAGTGGAAGAGAAGCTGAGGGTTGCTCGTTTGGAACAAGTCACTCATAAGGAGCACCTGCTGTCAATTGAAGCTGGACGAGAGAGAGCAGAGTTTGAGAGGGTCCTGAG GGCACAGCAGGAACTCATTGAGAAAGAACGAGAAAAAGAGGAGCACCGTCATCAACAAATCCAAAGGCATGCTGAGGCTGTGAGGCAGCAGGTAAGGGAGAGAGAAATGCAGGCTGTCACCCAGCGCAGAGAGCTGTTCCGAGAGGGGGAGCGGTTGGAAGAGGAGGCGCGCAATCGCAGAGCCCGACTGGACGAGATTAAAGAAAAGAAGCTGCGGGAACTCAA GGCAGCTGGACTCTCCGACAAGTACTGCAAAGAAGTTGAGCGTAAAGTTCAAGCTCTTCCAACTCTTACAAACTGA